The following proteins come from a genomic window of Myxococcota bacterium:
- a CDS encoding FtsX-like permease family protein, with product MGEAAEIGGAAASAFGWLAPLAAAGSSLALAFLVGLIAGLVALTVVFLGSSIVVLERFARVVRRPGWVAVFGVALAAGVAAVLVHDQMPELAGRPWREWLEAWGAVFARALATTAIAVALCAAALRFLRPAWLARGAMLWLALAVALWTAGASAAVPVLAPAGMGALFALVLAWRRRRTARGPVPPPGAFERDVRLAVLALATAPAWAWLAAGEPGADVASAATALAALFLTLVVFGLLPLAAAGLVALRHGPEWFIAVRYLVARRRQVFISAITAICVTGIAAGVWLIITVLSVMNGFERTWREEIIGNRAHFTVHSGFGPFGDYEGVLRVVAGVPGVTAVSPYLDAEGMVRTQHGEIFAVRLRGVDPVRVGAVTDLRDDLRVGSLEQLAAFDAEAARGEGDAGILVGSQLAAATGVSLGDSILLISPYGGAPTPLGPAPRLARFRVAGIFQSSFFQYDEVYTYTSLAAAQDFRRSGDVVDGLEARTTDFYRSRQVAAEVVRELEYPFYTRDWKEYFPAFFQALKTERVMMFVLLSMVMVVAAFSIVATLIMMIMEKSSDIAILKTMGAEDESIERIFALEGTLIGLGGTLLGVLAGLAVTTRLDWVQRQIEALTGIDTLPAEIYQLSTLPSEVNPVDVLVIASIAMVLSLGATLLPSRQGARVDPVEGLRHE from the coding sequence ATGGGCGAGGCGGCGGAGATCGGCGGCGCGGCCGCGAGTGCGTTCGGCTGGCTCGCCCCGCTGGCCGCGGCCGGAAGCTCGCTCGCACTCGCCTTCCTGGTCGGCCTGATCGCCGGTCTCGTCGCGCTCACCGTCGTCTTCCTGGGCTCGTCGATCGTCGTGCTCGAGCGCTTCGCGCGCGTCGTGCGCCGCCCGGGCTGGGTCGCCGTGTTCGGCGTCGCGCTCGCGGCGGGCGTGGCCGCGGTGCTCGTCCACGACCAGATGCCGGAGCTCGCAGGGCGTCCGTGGCGCGAGTGGCTCGAGGCGTGGGGCGCCGTCTTCGCGCGCGCGCTCGCAACGACGGCGATCGCGGTCGCGCTGTGCGCGGCCGCGCTGCGCTTCCTGCGTCCCGCGTGGCTCGCGCGCGGCGCCATGCTGTGGCTCGCGCTCGCGGTCGCGCTGTGGACGGCGGGCGCGAGCGCGGCGGTTCCCGTGCTCGCGCCGGCCGGCATGGGCGCGCTCTTCGCGCTCGTCCTCGCGTGGCGCCGCCGGCGGACGGCGCGCGGCCCGGTGCCGCCGCCCGGCGCGTTCGAGCGCGACGTGCGGCTCGCCGTGCTCGCGCTCGCGACCGCGCCCGCATGGGCGTGGCTCGCGGCCGGCGAGCCGGGTGCCGACGTCGCTTCCGCCGCGACGGCGCTCGCCGCGCTCTTCCTCACGCTCGTCGTCTTCGGCCTGCTGCCGCTCGCCGCGGCCGGGCTCGTCGCGCTGCGGCACGGCCCGGAGTGGTTCATCGCCGTCCGCTACCTCGTCGCGCGGCGGCGCCAGGTGTTCATCTCCGCGATCACGGCCATCTGCGTCACGGGCATCGCCGCGGGCGTGTGGCTCATCATCACCGTGCTCTCGGTGATGAACGGCTTCGAGCGCACGTGGCGCGAGGAGATCATCGGCAACCGCGCGCACTTCACCGTGCACAGCGGGTTCGGGCCGTTCGGCGACTACGAAGGCGTGCTGCGCGTCGTCGCCGGCGTGCCGGGCGTGACGGCGGTGTCGCCCTACCTCGACGCCGAGGGCATGGTGCGCACGCAGCACGGCGAGATCTTCGCGGTGCGGCTGCGCGGCGTGGACCCGGTGCGCGTCGGCGCGGTGACCGACCTGCGCGACGACCTGCGCGTCGGCTCGCTCGAGCAGCTCGCCGCGTTCGACGCCGAGGCGGCGCGCGGCGAGGGCGACGCCGGCATCCTCGTCGGCAGCCAGCTGGCGGCCGCGACGGGCGTGTCGCTCGGCGACTCGATCCTGCTCATCTCGCCCTACGGCGGCGCGCCGACGCCGCTCGGGCCGGCGCCGCGCCTCGCGCGCTTCCGCGTCGCCGGCATCTTCCAGTCGAGCTTCTTCCAGTACGACGAGGTCTACACCTACACGTCGCTCGCCGCGGCGCAGGACTTTCGGCGCTCGGGCGACGTGGTCGACGGGCTCGAGGCGCGCACGACCGACTTCTACCGCTCGCGCCAGGTCGCGGCCGAGGTCGTGCGCGAGCTCGAGTACCCGTTCTACACGCGCGACTGGAAGGAGTACTTCCCGGCCTTCTTCCAGGCGCTCAAGACCGAGCGCGTGATGATGTTCGTGCTGCTCAGCATGGTGATGGTGGTGGCGGCGTTCTCGATCGTCGCGACGCTCATCATGATGATCATGGAGAAGTCGAGCGACATCGCGATCCTGAAGACGATGGGCGCCGAGGACGAGAGCATCGAGCGCATCTTCGCGCTCGAGGGCACGCTGATCGGGCTCGGCGGGACGCTGCTCGGCGTGCTCGCCGGGCTCGCCGTGACGACGCGGCTCGACTGGGTCCAGCGCCAGATCGAGGCGCTCACCGGCATCGACACGCTGCCCGCGGAGATCTACCAGCTCTCGACGCTGCCGTCGGAGGTGAACCCGGTCGACGTGCTCGTGATCGCGTCGATCGCGATGGTGCTGTCGCTCGGTGCGACGCTCCTCCCGAGCCGGCAGGGCGCGCGCGTCGACCCCGTGGAGGGGCTGCGCCATGAGTGA
- a CDS encoding ABC transporter ATP-binding protein, protein MSDAPAPAPTGSPAAGGSPAAGEVLIRTEALRKTFATGDARIDVLTGVDLEIRAGERLAIVGQSGVGKSTLLHILGTLDRPTSGRVEFRGEDVFGRTPSELARLRNASIGFVFQFHHLLPEFSALENVMMPGLVAGRSFDEMGARARAMLGEVGLAHRLTHAIGKLSGGERQRVAVARALVLEPALVLADEPTGNLDPATGDQVAELLLDMNRRHGTTLVVVTHSARMAEQLGRAMALRDGQLTTSLAGAALV, encoded by the coding sequence ATGAGTGACGCACCGGCGCCCGCGCCGACCGGCTCGCCCGCGGCGGGCGGCTCGCCCGCGGCGGGCGAGGTGCTGATCCGCACCGAGGCGCTGCGCAAGACGTTCGCGACCGGCGACGCGCGCATCGACGTGCTGACGGGCGTCGACCTCGAGATCCGCGCGGGCGAGCGGCTCGCGATCGTGGGGCAGTCGGGCGTCGGCAAGTCGACGCTGCTGCACATCCTCGGCACGCTCGATCGCCCGACCTCGGGGCGCGTCGAGTTCCGCGGCGAGGACGTGTTCGGCCGCACGCCGTCCGAGCTCGCGCGCCTGCGCAACGCGTCGATCGGCTTCGTGTTCCAGTTCCACCACCTGCTGCCCGAGTTCAGCGCGCTCGAGAACGTGATGATGCCCGGGCTCGTGGCGGGCCGGAGCTTCGACGAGATGGGCGCGCGCGCGCGCGCGATGCTCGGCGAGGTCGGGCTCGCGCACCGGCTGACGCACGCCATCGGGAAGCTCTCGGGCGGCGAGCGCCAGCGCGTCGCGGTGGCGCGCGCGCTCGTGCTCGAGCCCGCGCTCGTGCTGGCGGACGAGCCGACGGGCAACCTCGACCCGGCGACGGGCGACCAGGTGGCCGAGCTGCTGCTCGACATGAACCGGCGCCACGGCACGACGCTCGTCGTCGTGACCCACAGCGCGCGGATGGCCGAGCAGCTCGGGCGCGCGATGGCGCTGCGCGACGGACAGCTGACGACATCGCTCGCGGGCGCCGCGCTCGTCTAG
- the bamA gene encoding outer membrane protein assembly factor BamA gives MSRRSRLHGLAAASTRRVGARPALACALACALAVAAHAARAQDVAPDGAAGDAEAASATAPRELAFAVLPFRVHAGRNVAPVPRPFAELLGERLATLDDVRVVGLGRATGLPAEDAFAALSDAELRRIGREVGADAVVTGSLTQLAGRLSVDVRVTPTSGGARARSLVFTAASGEDLLAQLPEVASRVAATFSSGEASPRVAAIQVLAPPELEQSLRARLRSKVGEPFDPLRLRDDREALEADARVGSASVETRRTERGVELVYRVVPAEMLLGGGARDAGDVVAEVRVEGNRRIEADAIRTRIRTREGEPLRETQVAADVRDVFALGFFRDVRVYTEPGDAGVVLTFDVTENPVVRQISLSGNDEVDSDDIREALTLTTGSTLDYPLLHENEQRIEALYRAQGFYLAKVESEVDEVAEGSVGILFRVNEGEKQKLRTIEFEGNEAFDDDELADDFNVKTWKFYSLATSWFDKTGTYSEPIFLRDLRSVEKKYTDAGYLQVEIGDPEVAADEDGLRVTVPVYEGPQFSVGALDVAGDETVDLEALRERLRLSEKAVFNRSYLTADVESLERYYTDRGFYFAKVEPLTRLDPETKTVDVQFHVEKGPLYFIRHIDVSGNTRTVDPVVRNEMRIVEGQLYSARAIQISQVRARNLGFFEDVAFEPRTTADPSQLDLDVTVAERPTGSFSFGAGFSSQDRLVLTASLSQANLFGLGLGVNLSADIGGRTNRFFFSYQDPYFFDSQFSFGTTVFLTDVRFQDFEQRQAGFDLSFGHPLSEDNTSRLFLRYGYSQRRVRQDTGVNAAAVIFREILQRNESSSTIGASYRSDTRDDRFSPVSGDVVGLTLDYSGLGGFTNFLRIEGRYAHYFGAPDWLPYRSTFVFSTRAGWAIPFNTIDDFDFDVNEVAGCQAAGDCVNVNPLSLIDTDVELPLTERYFLGGVGAFQLRGFRARSVGPRRAILRRSGAQGQGDLFLPVGREVSFVNGQPRGVCNDQRDPSTGLNFNQGNRNGVCNDITDREIDDFEDLNETDVVGGNKFIASSFEYRFPISEEVGLQGVVFADMGNAFDEKDDNLFDVTEWRYGVGGGVLWFSPFGPLQLVLGFPLDPLAIEDSPVFEFSVGGAGL, from the coding sequence TTGTCGCGTCGCTCCCGGCTGCACGGCCTCGCCGCCGCGTCGACGAGGCGTGTCGGCGCGCGCCCGGCGCTCGCGTGCGCACTCGCGTGCGCGCTCGCCGTCGCTGCGCACGCCGCGCGCGCGCAGGACGTCGCGCCGGACGGTGCCGCGGGCGACGCCGAAGCGGCGAGCGCGACGGCACCGCGCGAGCTCGCCTTCGCCGTGCTGCCGTTCCGCGTGCACGCCGGCCGCAACGTCGCGCCCGTGCCGCGCCCGTTCGCCGAGCTGCTCGGCGAACGGCTCGCGACGCTCGACGACGTGCGCGTCGTCGGGCTCGGCCGCGCGACCGGGCTTCCGGCCGAGGACGCGTTCGCGGCGCTGTCGGACGCAGAGCTGCGGCGCATCGGGCGCGAGGTCGGCGCCGACGCGGTCGTCACCGGCAGCCTCACGCAGCTCGCCGGCCGCCTCAGCGTCGACGTGCGCGTGACGCCGACGTCGGGCGGTGCGCGCGCGCGCAGCCTCGTCTTCACGGCCGCGTCGGGCGAGGACCTGCTCGCGCAGCTGCCCGAGGTCGCGTCGCGCGTGGCGGCGACGTTCTCGTCCGGCGAGGCGTCGCCGCGCGTCGCGGCCATCCAGGTGCTCGCGCCGCCCGAGCTCGAGCAGTCGCTGCGCGCGCGGCTGCGGTCGAAGGTGGGCGAGCCGTTCGACCCGCTGCGCCTGCGCGACGACCGCGAGGCGCTCGAGGCCGACGCGCGCGTCGGCTCGGCGAGCGTCGAGACGCGCCGCACGGAGCGCGGCGTCGAGCTCGTGTACCGCGTCGTGCCGGCGGAGATGCTGCTCGGGGGCGGCGCGCGCGACGCGGGCGATGTCGTGGCGGAGGTGCGCGTCGAGGGCAACCGCCGCATCGAGGCCGACGCCATCCGCACGCGCATCCGCACGCGCGAGGGCGAGCCGCTGCGCGAGACGCAGGTCGCGGCCGACGTGCGCGACGTCTTCGCACTCGGGTTCTTCCGCGACGTGCGCGTCTACACGGAGCCCGGCGACGCCGGCGTCGTGCTCACCTTCGACGTGACCGAGAACCCGGTCGTCCGCCAGATCTCGCTCTCGGGCAACGACGAGGTCGACTCGGACGACATCCGCGAGGCACTCACACTCACCACCGGCTCGACGCTCGACTACCCGCTGCTGCACGAGAACGAGCAGCGCATCGAGGCGCTCTACCGCGCCCAGGGCTTCTACCTCGCGAAGGTGGAGAGCGAGGTGGACGAGGTCGCCGAGGGCTCCGTCGGCATCCTGTTCCGCGTGAACGAGGGCGAGAAGCAGAAGCTCCGCACGATCGAGTTCGAGGGCAACGAGGCCTTCGACGACGACGAGCTCGCCGACGACTTCAACGTCAAGACGTGGAAGTTCTACTCGCTCGCGACGAGCTGGTTCGACAAGACGGGTACGTACTCGGAGCCGATCTTCCTGCGCGACCTGCGCAGCGTGGAGAAGAAGTACACCGACGCTGGCTACCTCCAGGTCGAGATCGGCGACCCGGAGGTCGCCGCCGACGAGGACGGGCTGCGCGTGACCGTCCCGGTCTACGAGGGGCCGCAGTTCTCGGTCGGCGCGCTCGACGTCGCCGGCGACGAGACGGTCGACCTCGAGGCGCTGCGCGAGCGGCTGCGGCTCTCCGAGAAGGCCGTGTTCAACCGCTCGTACCTCACCGCCGACGTCGAGTCGCTCGAGCGCTACTACACCGACCGCGGCTTCTACTTCGCCAAGGTCGAGCCGCTCACGCGCCTCGACCCGGAGACGAAGACGGTCGACGTGCAGTTCCACGTCGAGAAGGGCCCCCTCTACTTCATCCGCCACATCGACGTGTCGGGCAACACGCGCACCGTCGACCCGGTGGTCCGCAACGAGATGCGGATCGTCGAAGGGCAGCTCTACTCCGCCCGCGCGATCCAGATCTCACAGGTGCGCGCGCGCAACCTCGGCTTCTTCGAGGACGTCGCGTTCGAGCCGCGCACGACCGCCGACCCGTCGCAGCTCGACCTCGACGTGACGGTGGCCGAGCGCCCGACCGGCTCGTTCAGCTTCGGCGCCGGCTTCTCGTCGCAGGACCGGCTCGTGCTCACCGCGTCGCTGTCGCAGGCCAACCTGTTCGGGCTCGGCCTCGGCGTGAACCTGTCGGCCGACATCGGCGGCCGCACGAACCGCTTCTTCTTCTCGTACCAGGACCCGTACTTCTTCGACTCGCAGTTCAGCTTCGGGACGACGGTGTTCCTGACCGACGTGCGCTTCCAGGACTTCGAGCAGCGACAGGCGGGCTTCGACCTGAGCTTCGGGCACCCGCTCTCCGAGGACAACACGTCGCGCCTGTTCCTCCGCTACGGCTACTCGCAGCGGCGCGTCCGCCAGGACACGGGCGTGAACGCGGCGGCGGTCATCTTCCGCGAGATCCTGCAGCGCAACGAGAGCAGCTCGACGATCGGCGCGTCCTATCGCTCCGACACGCGCGACGACCGCTTCTCGCCCGTCTCCGGCGACGTCGTCGGCCTCACGCTCGACTACTCCGGGCTCGGCGGCTTCACCAACTTCCTGCGCATCGAGGGACGTTATGCGCACTACTTCGGCGCGCCGGACTGGCTGCCCTACCGCTCGACCTTCGTGTTCTCGACGCGCGCGGGGTGGGCGATCCCGTTCAACACGATCGACGACTTCGACTTCGACGTGAACGAGGTCGCCGGCTGCCAGGCCGCGGGCGACTGCGTCAACGTGAACCCGCTCAGCCTGATCGACACGGACGTCGAGCTGCCGCTGACGGAGCGCTACTTCCTCGGCGGCGTGGGCGCGTTCCAGCTGCGCGGCTTCCGCGCGCGCTCGGTCGGGCCGCGGCGCGCCATCCTGCGCCGGAGCGGCGCGCAGGGGCAGGGCGACCTGTTCCTGCCGGTCGGCCGCGAAGTGAGCTTCGTCAACGGGCAGCCGCGCGGCGTCTGCAACGACCAGCGCGACCCGAGCACCGGGCTCAACTTCAACCAGGGCAACCGCAACGGCGTCTGCAACGACATCACCGACCGCGAGATCGACGACTTCGAGGACCTGAACGAGACGGATGTCGTCGGCGGCAACAAGTTCATCGCGTCGAGCTTCGAGTACCGGTTCCCCATCTCGGAGGAGGTCGGCCTCCAGGGCGTCGTGTTCGCCGACATGGGCAACGCCTTCGATGAGAAGGACGACAACCTGTTCGACGTCACGGAGTGGCGCTACGGTGTCGGCGGCGGCGTCCTCTGGTTCTCGCCGTTCGGCCCCCTGCAACTGGTCCTGGGATTCCCGCTGGATCCGCTCGCGATCGAGGACAGCCCCGTCTTCGAGTTCTCGGTCGGAGGCGCGGGGCTCTGA
- a CDS encoding OmpH family outer membrane protein gives MRFGSKAVRTIGVALAAGVALATASPAVAEDAIKIGVVDIEQALVSTEDGKAARDEFERKVREAEAQLQPMADELKRMLEDVEKKQFVLSEDAIRQKRLEVVELQNKIQNRKREIEGQLQVDQERLIAPIRDRLATIIGDLGRQDGYTLILHRRSPGVVYAREALDITDKVVAAYNKK, from the coding sequence ATGCGGTTCGGCAGCAAGGCGGTTCGGACGATCGGCGTCGCGCTCGCGGCGGGTGTCGCGCTCGCGACGGCTTCGCCCGCGGTGGCGGAGGACGCGATCAAGATCGGCGTCGTCGACATCGAGCAGGCGCTCGTGTCCACCGAGGACGGGAAGGCCGCGCGCGACGAGTTCGAGCGCAAGGTGCGCGAGGCCGAAGCGCAGCTCCAGCCCATGGCCGACGAGCTCAAGCGCATGCTCGAGGACGTGGAGAAGAAGCAGTTCGTGCTGTCCGAGGACGCGATCCGCCAGAAGCGGCTCGAGGTCGTCGAGCTGCAGAACAAGATCCAGAACCGCAAGCGCGAGATCGAGGGGCAGCTCCAGGTCGATCAGGAGCGGCTGATCGCGCCGATCCGCGATCGCCTCGCCACCATCATCGGCGACCTCGGTCGGCAGGACGGCTACACGCTGATCCTGCACCGGCGCTCGCCCGGCGTCGTGTACGCGCGCGAGGCGCTCGACATCACCGACAAGGTCGTCGCCGCCTACAACAAGAAGTAG
- the lpxA gene encoding acyl-ACP--UDP-N-acetylglucosamine O-acyltransferase, producing MADVHPTAVVESGAELAEDVRVGPFCYVGPHVALGSGVRLDAYASVHGRTRIGARTRLHPHACVGGEPQDRHADGAGRLEIGCDNQIREFATIHVGTERGGGCTRLGDANLVMNNAHVAHDCQVGSHCILTGPGGLAGHVTIEDHAVLGAFTGVHQFCRVGESAMCAGNAKLRKDAPPYAMVAGDGARVVGLNVVGLRRRGFAPGTIRELKHAFHVLFNSRLLFRDAVKRVREEVPASPEVAHLLEFLEQSPRGFCR from the coding sequence ATGGCCGACGTGCACCCCACCGCCGTCGTCGAGAGCGGAGCCGAGCTCGCGGAGGACGTCCGCGTCGGCCCGTTCTGCTATGTCGGCCCGCACGTCGCTCTCGGCTCCGGCGTCCGTCTCGACGCCTACGCTTCCGTCCACGGCCGCACGCGCATCGGCGCGCGCACGCGCCTGCACCCGCACGCGTGCGTCGGCGGCGAGCCGCAGGACCGGCACGCCGACGGCGCGGGTCGCCTCGAGATCGGCTGCGACAACCAGATCCGCGAGTTCGCGACGATCCACGTCGGCACGGAGCGCGGCGGAGGCTGCACGCGGCTCGGCGACGCGAACCTCGTCATGAACAACGCGCACGTCGCGCACGACTGCCAGGTCGGGAGCCACTGCATCCTGACCGGTCCGGGCGGGCTCGCCGGGCACGTCACGATCGAGGACCACGCCGTGCTCGGCGCCTTCACGGGCGTCCACCAGTTCTGCCGCGTCGGCGAATCCGCCATGTGCGCGGGCAACGCCAAGCTGCGCAAGGACGCGCCGCCCTACGCGATGGTCGCGGGCGACGGCGCCCGCGTCGTCGGCCTGAACGTCGTCGGGCTGCGTCGGCGCGGCTTCGCGCCCGGGACCATTCGCGAGCTGAAGCACGCCTTCCACGTGCTCTTCAACTCGCGCCTGCTCTTCCGCGACGCGGTGAAGCGCGTGCGCGAGGAGGTGCCCGCCTCGCCCGAAGTCGCCCACCTGCTCGAGTTCCTCGAGCAGTCGCCGCGCGGCTTCTGCCGCTAG
- the lpxI gene encoding UDP-2,3-diacylglucosamine diphosphatase LpxI (LpxI, functionally equivalent to LpxH, replaces it in LPS biosynthesis in a minority of bacteria.) — translation MAQPLGLIAGEGRFPLEVARALRARGERVVALGLHGLTDPALGASVDALHWLDLGQVVRGLDALAEAGVREAVMAGKVPKALLFARAGGAHLDALARGALDALPDRADDTLLGAVAAVLAARGIALHGQAAFTPELLVEEGVLGARAPSDDERADVAFGLPVARALAGLDVGQSVLVKQRAVIAVEAIEGTDAAIARAGALAGPGCALVKVAKPRQDARFDVPVIGPGTVEALAGAGARALAIESGSAVLLDRARAIALADAAGIAVFGLPALAAPPLDAGAPRGARSAAPPSRARAGGGTA, via the coding sequence ATGGCGCAGCCGCTGGGACTGATCGCGGGCGAGGGCCGCTTCCCGCTCGAGGTGGCGCGCGCGCTGCGCGCGCGCGGCGAGCGCGTGGTGGCGCTCGGCCTGCACGGTCTGACGGACCCGGCCCTCGGCGCGAGCGTCGACGCCCTGCACTGGCTCGACCTCGGGCAGGTGGTGCGGGGCCTCGACGCGCTCGCCGAGGCCGGTGTGCGCGAGGCGGTGATGGCGGGGAAGGTGCCGAAGGCGCTGCTCTTCGCGCGCGCGGGCGGCGCGCACCTCGACGCGCTCGCGCGCGGCGCGCTCGACGCGCTCCCCGACCGCGCGGACGACACGCTGCTCGGCGCCGTCGCCGCCGTGCTCGCGGCGCGCGGCATCGCGCTGCACGGCCAGGCCGCGTTCACGCCCGAGCTGCTCGTCGAGGAGGGCGTCCTCGGCGCGCGCGCGCCGAGCGACGACGAGCGCGCGGACGTCGCGTTCGGCCTGCCCGTCGCGCGCGCGCTCGCCGGGCTCGACGTCGGGCAGAGCGTGCTCGTCAAGCAGCGCGCGGTGATCGCGGTCGAGGCGATCGAGGGCACGGACGCGGCGATCGCGCGCGCCGGCGCGCTGGCGGGGCCGGGCTGCGCGCTCGTCAAGGTCGCGAAGCCGCGCCAGGACGCGCGCTTCGACGTGCCCGTCATCGGCCCCGGCACCGTCGAGGCCCTCGCGGGCGCGGGCGCGCGCGCGCTCGCCATCGAGTCGGGCAGCGCCGTCCTGCTCGACCGCGCGCGCGCGATCGCGCTCGCGGACGCCGCCGGCATCGCGGTCTTCGGCCTCCCCGCGCTCGCTGCGCCGCCCCTCGACGCGGGAGCGCCGCGCGGCGCCCGGTCGGCCGCGCCGCCCTCGCGCGCACGCGCGGGCGGGGGCACGGCGTGA
- a CDS encoding Gfo/Idh/MocA family oxidoreductase has protein sequence MTPLRIAVVGAGYMGSRHAERVVALAGEPPDRGDGAERVSLVGVADIDLSRARAAARPARAIATRDARELVALADAVLIAVPTLAHFEVALPWLDAGRDVLIEKPIAATVAQGERLVALAAERGAILHVGHLEWFNAGMRVVRERVDRPRFAEAHRMGPFPDRAMDVDVVRDLMIHDIEILQRLLGEEPATVDAIGVAVLSRDFDIANARLRFPSGCVANLTASRVSATPTRKLRFFQDEGYVAIDFLAQTAVAFRRELPSEEGATPKLSMERLATDRTDALALQLRSFVRAVRRRAPATVDAASGLAALRTAHRVRDAIRRGAAPTRRP, from the coding sequence GTGACGCCGCTGCGCATCGCCGTCGTCGGCGCGGGCTACATGGGCAGCCGCCACGCGGAGCGCGTCGTCGCGCTCGCGGGCGAGCCGCCCGACCGCGGCGACGGCGCGGAGCGCGTGTCGCTCGTCGGCGTCGCGGACATCGATCTCTCCCGCGCGCGCGCGGCGGCGCGGCCCGCGCGCGCGATCGCGACGCGCGACGCGCGCGAGCTCGTCGCGCTCGCCGATGCCGTGCTGATCGCCGTTCCGACGCTCGCGCACTTCGAGGTCGCGCTGCCGTGGCTCGACGCCGGACGCGACGTCCTGATCGAGAAGCCGATCGCCGCGACCGTCGCGCAGGGCGAGCGCCTCGTCGCGCTCGCTGCCGAGCGCGGCGCCATCCTGCACGTCGGGCATCTCGAGTGGTTCAACGCCGGCATGCGCGTCGTGCGCGAACGCGTCGATCGCCCGCGCTTCGCGGAGGCGCACCGCATGGGGCCCTTCCCGGACCGCGCGATGGACGTCGACGTCGTGCGCGACCTCATGATCCACGACATCGAGATCCTCCAGCGCCTGCTCGGCGAGGAGCCCGCGACGGTCGACGCCATCGGCGTCGCCGTGCTGTCGCGCGACTTCGACATCGCGAACGCGCGCCTGCGCTTTCCGAGCGGCTGCGTCGCGAATCTCACCGCGAGCCGCGTGTCGGCGACGCCGACGCGCAAGCTGCGCTTCTTCCAGGACGAGGGCTACGTCGCGATCGACTTCCTCGCGCAGACGGCCGTCGCCTTCCGGCGCGAGCTGCCGTCCGAGGAGGGCGCGACGCCGAAGCTCTCGATGGAGCGGCTGGCGACCGATCGCACCGACGCGCTCGCGCTCCAGCTGCGGAGCTTCGTGCGCGCGGTGCGCCGGCGCGCGCCCGCCACCGTCGACGCGGCGAGCGGGCTCGCCGCGCTGCGGACGGCGCACCGCGTGCGCGACGCGATCCGACGAGGTGCCGCGCCGACCCGCCGGCCATGA
- the lpxB gene encoding lipid-A-disaccharide synthase, which translates to MTSAVRAPTVLVSAGDASGDPYAAAVVRALRARRGDLHFAGLGGEAMRAAGVELAVHQREVAIGGLVEVAAGALRLARAWRALGRVVRRARPALALLVDTADWNLRLAGALARAGVPVLYYVLPQVWAWRSGRARVLARRCARLAVILPFERDVWRGHGVDVAFVGHPLVDEVASLDPGAGPALRRALGIAADARVVALLPGSRRNELAYQLPLQLAALRALASRVPRVEALLPVAPSLDAARVRARLARHAHGAPRVHVVERADGAPPASHAALAACDAVLAKPGTATLEAALLDRPIVVAGRGHALSAALARRLVRVDAWALPNLVDGSRFVPELLQEDARPEAIASALAPLLDASPEREAQRAGLRRVRDALGGGGAAERVADIAEDMLGAARA; encoded by the coding sequence ATGACGTCGGCCGTGCGCGCGCCGACCGTCCTCGTGTCGGCGGGCGATGCGTCGGGCGACCCGTACGCCGCCGCGGTGGTGCGCGCGCTGCGCGCGCGCCGCGGCGACCTGCACTTCGCGGGGCTCGGCGGCGAGGCGATGCGCGCCGCCGGTGTCGAGCTCGCCGTGCACCAGCGCGAGGTCGCGATCGGCGGCCTCGTCGAGGTGGCGGCGGGCGCGCTGCGTCTCGCGCGCGCGTGGCGCGCGCTCGGGCGCGTCGTCCGCCGTGCGCGCCCCGCGCTCGCGCTGCTCGTCGACACGGCCGACTGGAACCTGCGCCTCGCGGGTGCGCTCGCGCGCGCGGGCGTTCCCGTCCTCTACTACGTGCTCCCCCAGGTCTGGGCGTGGCGGAGCGGCCGTGCGCGCGTGCTCGCGCGCCGCTGTGCGCGGCTCGCGGTCATCCTCCCGTTCGAGCGCGACGTGTGGCGCGGGCACGGCGTGGACGTCGCGTTCGTCGGTCATCCGCTCGTCGACGAGGTCGCGTCGCTCGACCCGGGCGCGGGCCCCGCGCTGCGGCGCGCGCTCGGGATCGCGGCCGACGCGCGCGTCGTCGCGCTGCTGCCGGGGAGTCGCCGCAACGAGCTCGCCTACCAGCTCCCGCTCCAGCTCGCCGCGCTGCGCGCGCTCGCCTCGCGCGTGCCGCGGGTCGAGGCCCTGTTGCCCGTCGCGCCGTCGCTCGACGCGGCGCGCGTGCGGGCACGGCTCGCGCGGCACGCGCACGGAGCGCCGCGCGTGCACGTCGTCGAGCGCGCCGACGGCGCGCCGCCTGCGTCGCACGCCGCGCTCGCGGCCTGCGACGCGGTGCTCGCGAAGCCCGGCACGGCGACGCTCGAGGCGGCGCTGCTCGACCGGCCGATCGTCGTGGCGGGCCGCGGCCACGCGCTGTCGGCGGCGCTCGCGCGGCGGCTCGTGCGCGTCGACGCGTGGGCGCTCCCGAACCTCGTCGACGGCTCGCGCTTCGTCCCCGAGCTGCTGCAGGAGGACGCGCGCCCCGAGGCGATCGCGAGCGCGCTCGCCCCGCTGCTCGACGCGTCGCCCGAACGCGAAGCGCAGCGCGCGGGCCTGCGGCGCGTGCGCGACGCGCTCGGTGGCGGCGGCGCGGCCGAGCGCGTCGCCGACATCGCGGAGGACATGCTTGGGGCCGCTCGCGCATAG